caagtcgccaggtcatcacagggctgacacatagacacagacaaccattcacactcacattcacacctacggtcaatttagagtcaccagttaacctaacctgcatgtctttggactgtgggggaaaccggagcacccggaggaaacccacgtggacacggggagaacatgcaaactccgcacagaaaggccctcgccggccccggggctcgaacccagaaccttcttgctgtgaggcgacagcgctaaccactacaccaccgtgccgccccttcataAAATATAGGAAataaacattacacacagtagttCATATTTTCCATTTAAATGAAAGGACAAATTTTGTTTCTTTGTACTAATAAAATGTATAATTTCCCCAAGGAACTCTCCATGTGTATAAATATGAGGTTGCACACATGTAAAACCTTTTTTCATACATTatcatggaataaaaacaaagaaaaaaaatcactattactTACAATTAGGGCCAAGACAAAAAGCTTCCCATGGCTAAAACAGCCGAAATTAGAAGAACGCTCAGTAGAGTGTATACATTACCTCcaccatattatcaacatcaaatcatttgaacctaggacaatactaaagctgtacaccaaaattcattcagtactttttgagtcatgttgggaacagacaaaaaaaaaaatcctggatctgtatacatatctgtatttgcatcaaaatctaatcaactgtatTTTGGTCCATGGCCCATCTTTCCTcaacatttcatcaaaatctgttcactacaagttacgttgggaacagacaaacaaacaaatggaggtaaaaacataacctcctccaacagttGGCAGAGgttaaaaaaacacaacaaaaaacATGGCATTATTTGGACCCCTGAACGCACTGTCCCTGAACATGGTGAGGAGACTAGGGAAGGAAGGTGAAAGAGCCCAAAGATCATAGTTTTAGAATTACAATTTAGTTCAATATTGCAATTGACAGTTTTGCAAGAAACAAACCCTTCTTTATAGCATCTAAAGATATACAGTGCCTGAATTTCACCAAGTGTCATTAAACTACAAATGGCATCATGTGTTGTGGCTGTGAGATCAACATGTCAAACATTTTGGTCATTCGCACCATCAGCATACAACATACACTACCATACTTTACAGTGTGCATCACTGATGCTTTGGAGTAGTTTTGACAGTTTTGGTGGTTCAGAGATTCTTGTGAAGATGGCATGATGATATTTCAGCCCATAGCCTGATTGCCTCTGCCAGGAGATCCAGACTAGCCCATAGAGCTTTTAAAAAGATGAACTAAGCATacttccaaatcaacacaaaccgATAATAACAAAAACAATGTTTTGCAATGACAATCTCATTGTCTGGGTTTGAACTTTATTATAAACCTGGGATCTGAATTGATGAGGCAAGTCCacatacacaaaccaaatgaaatAAAATAGATAGAGGGACACTACAAATTTCACCAATCTTATTAGACATTACAAAAAGAGACTCTGCTGTTATTTTCTCCAGGGaagacatctcaaaatattatttGAAAGAGTGCTGACAATTTAGAATCCATTACTTTTTAGAAGAAGAAATGCATttatcaaacaaacaaaacaagagtgctctgagagcacgatatcccccactggcaactgtgccatatctctggtaaaatgcgactgaattgaatgaaattgcaatatgcatattaccgacatataacaaagaatcctatcaagtttcatgaaattcctccacaaattgtgagaggaattgatttcagaagaatgcacaccctcatgaaaattgtcaaagtacaagttatttaatcaagggtcaaaactctggtaaaattttcacaaatgaaattaaatcgtaatctgcgtattaccgtcatatagcaaggccttttgccaagcttcaagaaattcgtccaaaaatcatgaaaggagttgatgtcagaaggcaagcacaccttcatgaaattgtgaaagtacaaggttgttagtcaagggccacaactctggtaaaatgcgaccgaattgaacaaaataacaatatgcatattacagacatataacaatgcgttttgccaagtttcatgaaattcctccaaaaattgtgagaggagttgatttcagaaggtgagcacccttcctgggacggacggacagacattgccacgacataatcccccttcgggcctttcgaccAGCGGGGGATAACAAAAACTATGTTTGAGCTCAAAACAgaactaagggtagtatctcactgggctgcgactagttggagacacaacaattgcgataaaatatgcgaattagcaacaattttcacttggaaccacactaaattgatattcgcatattttactgcAATTGTCGTGTCCCCAACTAGTCGCagactgtcgcagcccggctttccctcagcaggcagggaagtagaggaagcctcacggaaactggcttgagaagggttcgcgacggctttgcgacaccagcgacgcatttgcggctattttgagagaaattttgtcgcacaaattttttgaacatgttcaaaatttcagcgacaaaggagcgacactttgcaactcatgtgaggaaattgacaagccccgcgaatgtttcaaaacacttttgaaactctctcgcgaatgacgttcgcaatttgtcgcaagctgtcacagctcagtgagatactagcttaaTTGTATGGGTTATTCCTTTAAATATTAATTGTTGCTCAATATAGATgtttaatgtggcagaaagacaTAATGAGAAGATAATTCAGAGATTAATAACAGGATCCATGAGACCAGATGTATCACCTGTGGTGGAATCCAATGTTTCTTCTAAATATTCTACAAATTTCTCGTCCAGAAATATTATTTTATTCATCCAAAAAAACGACTTTACCACCATTTATTTGTCCATCAAACACTGCTGTTTGTGATATCAGATAAATCTACAATTTTATATAATAAAAGAACCAGGTGACAGGGCCACCAATAATAAGATGTAAGATGTCAGATTTAAGTATCTCTTTATGTTGAGTCTTCCACTGATCAATCCATAAACACACGGCATATTTATGTCTACACGGCATTACTGTTCTTTATCAGAGTTCACGCTGACGGATAAGAAATTTCTTCAGCCTCTTCGAGGGCAAATAATTACAATGAGGCTGTTTCCTCAGTTTTAGGTGCTGCCTCGGGCTGGGCACTGCCTGCAGGCTGCTGCTGTTTGATATACTGCTGCAGGAGAGCCGAGAGGTACGCAGGGTGCCGATGCAGCATAGAAACAGTGTGGGAAGTCATCAAGGTCAAACCTCCAACCAGCTCACCATGGAGAGTACGCATGAACGGTAGCTTGGAGTAGTTAAGAATCCCTTCTCGTGAGAGTAGCGTGTTCTCAATACAGGCACCTGGAAAAACAAATTTTTGTCACCCTGTTGCAGAACCCAAGATGGAAAAAATGTTGAAGACAGTTATGCAGCCTGTTAATAAGGATGAAAATCTCACCCAAGAGTACCATTTGAGGACTATTCCTCAACACTTGTAACATTTCCTTCACTTTTGGCTCTTTGCTGACAAACAACACAGTTTGTCCAATGAACAGAGGCTGCATGTTGCTATACGGACTGCCAGGAAGAAAGGATCTCACCACCTTAAAAAGCaagaaagccaaaaaaaaaaaaagcatttatgaAAAATACTTAACAGTTTAAAGCTCTGCAACACAGAAGACAGTTTGCAGTTCATTGAAATCAGTCATTACCTGGTTGGGGAAAAATTTAATAGTGATGTCATGTTTCTTTAGCCTGTGCTTCAGCATCAACATGTCCTCAGCATTGGTGGCATTGTTTTGGAGCACAGCAATCATCTTACACTCTTTAAAGACTGTCTCCAGGTTTCTCTTTAAGAGCCTCAACAGACTACTTTCCTGCAGGAAATTAAGAATCACAAATTAGTCAAACAGTCAAAATTGCATTCCGTAGTTCAAGAACATTCAAGAACCAAATAGCACCCGTCTCTTTTGCCTCCAAATGATGTTCATTatagaaaaaaattaatttacagtaccaatcaaacatTTGGACATacctattcattcataggtttttctgtattgtgactattttctacattgtagaacaatactgaagacatcgaaagtatgaaataacatatggaacatataaggaattatgtggttaaaaaaaaaaaagtgttaaaagaacATGTTccacattttagattcttcaaagtagctaccgtttaccttgatgacgctttgcacactactggcattatcttaaccagcttcatgaggtagtcacctggaatacttttcaattagcaggtgcctcgtcaaaagttaatgagtgcaatttatcatcaaatagtaaataataaaatatagtaaatagccctatttcacaactgtagtaatccatattacatcaagaaccgctcagctaagtaaagagaaacgacatcaatcattactttaaaacatgaagtgtcttttaattaataaaaataaaggaaaaccaTTGGATTAAAAGGTGTCCCCGAACTTTTCACTGGTACCAATATCCTATAAAAGACACATTAATGGAGAGATAACATTCTAGAATTTAAATTTTTAACTTTGAATAATAGTTCACATTACAATTTTAACCTCAAATTTGACATACAGAAATCAATAGAAAAACACTCACTTATTACATTTTCCAGTTGGGATTTAACATACAATTCCATCATAACGTATTATAATTGGACTGTTTATTATGGTAGTGAGATCATACAGTTGTAATCTGACTGGAGATTTTGTTTTCTGGGAGTTATAATGAGGCACTTAAAGGAAATAAATTGTTTCTAGCCCCTATTTTATATAGGGCAAATGTATTAACATCATGTATTTCAAAGCTTTGAACTGTGAATATACACTATGTGACTAAAAGTTtgaggacacctgaccatcacacccacatgagcttccccaaactgttgccacaaagttttgCTGCAAAGAAGCAAACAATTTTCTACGATCACTTTAACATTATGATTTCCTGTCACTGGAACTAAGTGGCCCAAACCAATCGCCATGATAAATTTAGGACTGTAGCTGTCATGAAcaattttacactcaagtctccatcaataaacagttaataacttcaacaaaacagactttatgATAAaactaatgaatttcctggttacacagttgtaattTATGACAAAGTTATTGAAGCAAGTTACTTATAATCAAAGTTATTTATAattatgctatctgttatcacccaaataaggaagggttcccttttgagtctggttcctctgaaggtttcttcctcatgccacgtgagggagtttttccttgccaccgtcaccacaggcttgctcattagggataaataaatttattagggataaaattagctcatgtttaaaagtcTTTACTTTtttgtgaagctgctttgtgacaatgtctgttgtttaaagcgctatacaaataaacttgacttgttccagcatgacaatgctcctgtgcacaaagcgaggtccAAAGTTGGCCAAGGTTCAACTTGAATGGCCTGCACAAAgacctgatctcaacccctcacacccaactgacacagccatcgttgggtgtatcagtgacaacagagaggaggagtataggagcctggtgagggactttgctgtgtggtgcaacaggaaccatctgtagctcaacacctcgaagaccaaggagctggtcattgactttgggaggtccagaccaaggtcacgaccagttctgatcgagggagtcgaggtggaggctgtggattcctacaagtacctcgggctgtggcaggacagcaagctggactggacttgtaacaccaatcacttatacaggaagggacagagcaggctatacttccttaggaggctgcggtcctttaccatctacaggaaactcctgtggatgttctatcctgtggtcgccagtgtcctgttttacaccgtggtgtactggggggggggggcagcaaatccaagaaggacacatccaggctggacaaactgatcaggcgggccggctctgtggtcggcatgaagctggactctctggtgacggtggcagagaagaggtctacggacaaactattgaacatcatggacgatgacagtcaccctctgcacatcgtcatcagcaaccagaggagcctgttcagtgacagaatgctccttcccaagtgcaggacgaacagactcaaaaactcctttgtccctcacgccatcagactgtacaactcctctcggggggggggggggtaacaggaggacagaggacgggaaggagcagtagcctaacaataagcaataccggacaatgtgcaatataaagtgcaatatctttcctgcttccccacacgcacacacacacacacttaccctatccCCACTTCTACCCCCTTTCCCCCCTtcctcatatcttattcttttatatttgtatatgtaaatacttaatttattttaatttatctagaagtttttctctacttcttttctctgtttatctgtaatgatgctgctggaatcttaatttccctgagggaaccctcccaaagggatcaataaagttttatctaatctaatctaatctctaaagACCTTGGATTCCTGCCCGacatcactaatgctcttgtggctgaataagAAAATCCCTGAAATGTAGTGGTTATTATAACAGAAATGtggaatctcatcatctctagccgctttatcctgttctacagggtcgcaggcaagctggagcctatcccagctgactacgggcgaaaggcggggtacaccctggacaagtcgccaggtcatcacagggctgacacatagacacagacaaccattcacactcacattcacacctacggtcaatttagagtcaccagttaacctaacctgcatgtctttggactgtgggggaaaccggagcacccggaggaaacccacgcggacacggggagaatatgcaaactccacacagaaaggccctcgccggccacggggctcgaacccggaccttcttgctgtgaggcgacagtgctaaccactacaccaccgtgccgccccaacttataaagatgaaaaataaaatgaaaaaaatagtggaaattaaaatgagaaagtaaagtatagaaataaagcccaagaaagcaggagcaaagcaaagaagcgtcctactcgcttgagtaggaggagcagagaagtggagagtccagcccctctcgaggagctgggttccggagcccaagctgtgcgtggaggtgagcccgactatctctagccggtacctctcaacctcccgcacaagctcaggttctttcccccccggtgaagtgacattccatgtcccaacagctagccactgtgtttggggatcaggtcgtcgaggcccctgccttcgactgccgcctaatccacattgcaccagccccctacggctacctctgtgggtggtgaacccacaggagggcgggcccacatcaccgctttaggctgagcccggccaggtcCCATggacaaaggcccggccaccaagcgctcgcatacgagccccaaccccgggcctggctccagggtggggccccggctgcgccataccaggcgacatcacggtccttgatttttttttatccataagggttttggtgaactgctcttggtctggcctgtcacctaggacctgtctgccttgggagaccctaacaggggcataatgcccccgacaacatagctcctaggatcattcaagcacacaaacccctccaccacaataaggtggcagttctaggaaggGTGTGTAATTTATACATGAAAAAAATGCACTACTTATAATCATTTAGAAAACGACATTTGATTTTTCTAAATATATGAATATAATAAAAGGCTGACACTTCCTGTTACACCACTGAGCTCACTATTAAATGCTCCAAGCTGGTTTAGTTATCACTGACCTCTTCAGTCTTCCGGCTGCGTGGTGCGAGAGCTCCAGGAGGAGCAGCAGGTTTTGGGGGAATGTATTCTGTAACAGCCATTAGCTTCTGCTTCAGAAAGTGCATGGGCCTTCTGTGACGGGTTACAGCCTTGGAGCCATGACGCACACTCTGAACCAAAGGCAGACATCCTGCAAGGGTATAAAGAACACAGTTAGTATTATTCATCATGATGGACtggaaaaattaaataaatattctTATACAAATACTTCTACAACAACATTTGCCTGAAGAACACTGGAATAGATCATACTGTTTAGAAGATGGAGCTGTAATTCACTTTGGGTAAACTCTCCATCCAAATgagcaaatatatatataaaaaaaaaaaaatagcatgtACAGACCAAAGAGACGCGATTTTAATTAAATTACTCAGTTAAAAAGTACACAGGGATACTAAGATACAGTTTAAAAAAAGTAGGAATTAATTAGAATTTGGACAATTCTAAATTTCATGCAATACATTAATCGAGGAAAAAAATACCTGTTTTGGTAATTATTCTGCCACACAAGGTCGCTGCCATCTTGTACCGGATGTGACGTTAGCGGATACCGGTCCTCCTGCGTTTCCGCAGAGCTGAGCTTCAAAACATTTCCATGCCGTGTTCTTGTAAgtgaatgatttgcaaatctggacCTATGTAAAAGTGGATATACTAGTCCATGTGATAAAAAGCAAGATGTTGCTTTCTTTAGGAGGTAAATATACTATTTATAACTGCTATTAAAGCAAACTCCAAACGGACTTTTGTTGTACCAGTCAGCCGGGTGTCATATTTTGCGACCAAACTCAACATCTCGGTTTGTGTTCTTTTGCGGCGACGTGATTACGTCACAGCCACGACAGCATGAGACGTCTGTTGAGCTTCAGTGTTTTGAAGTTGATCAGTAACCCTGGGCAGGTTATCTCACCTGGATATTCACTCACATACACCTCACCTGCTTTCCATTTCTGCACGAAATCGACGGATAAGGACACGcaaatggatctgagtgacatgagAAAGAAATATAAAGACGATAAGGAGGTAATGTGCATGTTTATAACTGATCTTTGCACCTGAACTCGGCTGTGCAGTGGCTGAGACCCAGCACATAACACATAGCATAACAAACTGAATTACAGCTCCAGTTTGTAAACAGAAAACTTGTTTAATGTTTATCTTTTGGCATTAACAGAGTATTTGGAGGTGTGTTATATGATGGCAGGtgcatagattagattagattagattagattagattagattagattagattagattagattagaaatttattgatccctttgggagggttccctcagggaaattaagattccagcagtatCATTACAGAATAAAAAGAGAAtataaaatagagaaaaaacttctagataaattaaatatttacatctcatctcattatctctagccgctttatcctgttctacagggtcgcaggcaagctggagcctatcccagctgactacgggcgtaaggcggggtacaccctggacaagtcgccaggtcatcacagggctgacacatagacacagacaaccattcacactcacattcacacctacggtcaatttagagtcaccagttaacctaacctgcatgtctttggactgtgggggaaaccggagcacccggaggaaacccacggggagaacatgcaaactctgcacagaaaggccctcgccggccacggggctcaaacccagaaccttcttgctgtgaggcgacagtgctaaccactacaccaccgtgccgcctaaatatttacatatacaatataaaaagaataagatataggGAAGGGGGGAAGAAAggggaaaagaagaaaaaaaggggggcagcaggagagatattgcacattatattgcacattgtccagtattgctgattgtcaggctaggctactgctccttcccgtcctctgtcctctcccccagagaggagttgtacagtctgatggcgtgaaggACAAAGgaatttttaagtctgttcgtcctgcacttgggaaggagcattctgtcactgaacaggctcctctggttgctgatgatggtgtgcagagggtaaccgtcatcgtccatgatgttcaatagtttgtccatagacctcttctctgccaccgtcaccagagagtccagcttcatgctgaccacagagccggcccgcctgatcagtttgtcaaattattatgatcCAGCTGTCAAAATATAATGTACTACTAATGAAACAGGTGCATGTATTCATGAGCACCATATCAGACAGTATCACACACAACCTGATACAAGCCCTTTTTCTGAAGAGACCTACAGGTAAAACACGAGTTGTGGAATTTCTGGAACTTTTAAAAGTCATACATGGAAAGTCAAAGGACTCTTTTTAAGCATGTTTAAATTTTAGTTACCATTTATCAAAATGCAATGTTTTCCatgtagtatttttttttctttatcaggttATTTCACTATATTTAAGCAGGGAAAACTTTGTTTTGCACTGGAATTGTCTGTGAGCTTTTAAATAAACCTCACATGttgatgtatttttaaaatacTGTGACTGGTTTTTGTCTCAGCATAAAGGCAACCTGCTTTTCCAttcattatacagtggtgcttgaaagtttgtgaaccctttagaattttccatatttctgcataaatatgacctaaaacatcatcagattttcacacaagtcctaaaggagataaagagaacccagttaaacaaatgagacaaaaatattatacttggtcatttatttattgaggaaaatgatccaatattacatatctgtgagtggcaaaagtatgtgaacgtctaggatttgcaattaatttgaaagtgaaattagagtcaggtgttttcaatcaatgggatgacaatcaggtgtgagtgggcaccgttttatttaaagaacagggatctatcaaagtctgatcttcacaacacatgtttgtggaagtgtatcatggcacgaacaaaggagatttacgaggacctcagaaaaagcgttgttgatgctcatcaggctgaaaaaaggttacaaaatcatctctaaagagtttggactccaccaatccacagtcagacagattgtgtacaaatggaggaaattcatgaccattgttaccctccccaggagtggtcgaccaacaaagatcactccaaaagcaaggtgtgtaatagtcggtgaggtcacaaaggatcccagggtaacttctaagcaactgaaggcctctctcacattggctaatgttaatgttcatgagtccaccatcaggagaacactgaacaacaatgttgtgcatggcagggttgcaaggagaaagccactgctctccaaaaagaacattgctgctcatctgcagtttgctaaagatcacgtggacaaaccagaaggctattagaaaaatgttttgtggacagatgagaccaaaatagaactttttggtttaaatgagaagtgttatgtttggagaaaggaaaacactgcattccagcataagaaccttatcccatctgtgaaacatggcggtggtaatatcatggtttgggcctgttttgctgcttctgggccaggatggcttgccataattgatggaacaatgacttctgaattataccagtgaattctaaggaaaatgtcaggacatctgtccatgaactgaatctcaagagaaggtgggtcatgcagcaagacaacg
Above is a genomic segment from Neoarius graeffei isolate fNeoGra1 chromosome 14, fNeoGra1.pri, whole genome shotgun sequence containing:
- the mrpl10 gene encoding large ribosomal subunit protein uL10m, translating into MAATLCGRIITKTGCLPLVQSVRHGSKAVTRHRRPMHFLKQKLMAVTEYIPPKPAAPPGALAPRSRKTEEESSLLRLLKRNLETVFKECKMIAVLQNNATNAEDMLMLKHRLKKHDITIKFFPNQVVRSFLPGSPYSNMQPLFIGQTVLFVSKEPKVKEMLQVLRNSPQMVLLGACIENTLLSREGILNYSKLPFMRTLHGELVGGLTLMTSHTVSMLHRHPAYLSALLQQYIKQQQPAGSAQPEAAPKTEETASL